The Allorhodopirellula heiligendammensis genome includes a window with the following:
- a CDS encoding phosphoribosylanthranilate isomerase: MIDFEIKICGIQSAGDVAACAAAGADCIGLNFYPPSVRYLDPRGATARVVNDRAAAEGLVRVGLFVNEPASSIIDIAQSLGLDAVQLHGDETPSLAESLLKKGISVIRAIRLPTTSMSPAQIQGFIGPWAELPVTWLLDADAGAAYGGGGRQLDWASLATWSGETSQQDDGPNWILAGGLNCENVAQARRTSTARRVDVASGVESSRGKKSAELIQRFVVQCRARGVDESA; this comes from the coding sequence ATGATTGATTTTGAGATCAAAATTTGCGGAATTCAGTCCGCCGGCGATGTTGCCGCCTGCGCCGCCGCGGGGGCTGACTGCATCGGGCTGAATTTCTACCCCCCCAGTGTGCGTTACCTCGATCCTCGGGGAGCGACCGCGCGGGTAGTCAATGATCGGGCCGCCGCCGAGGGGCTCGTCCGCGTGGGGTTGTTCGTCAATGAGCCCGCCAGCTCCATCATCGATATCGCTCAATCGCTGGGACTTGATGCCGTTCAGCTCCATGGCGACGAAACGCCGTCACTTGCCGAGTCCCTATTGAAAAAGGGAATCTCGGTAATCCGGGCAATTCGCTTGCCAACCACATCGATGTCGCCCGCGCAGATCCAGGGGTTTATCGGGCCGTGGGCGGAGCTCCCAGTCACATGGCTTTTGGACGCTGACGCCGGAGCGGCTTACGGCGGCGGCGGTCGACAACTCGACTGGGCGTCACTGGCTACCTGGAGCGGAGAGACATCGCAGCAGGACGACGGACCCAACTGGATCTTGGCAGGCGGGCTGAACTGTGAAAATGTGGCCCAGGCCCGCCGGACCAGTACTGCGAGACGAGTTGATGTGGCCAGCGGCGTGGAATCGAGCCGTGGCAAGAAATCGGCGGAACTGATTCAAAGATTCGTCGTCCAGTGCCGGGCAAGGGGCGTTGACGAATCGGCCTAA
- a CDS encoding dihydrofolate reductase — translation MLIAIVASTPEGVIGQDQTMPWRLSSDLRRFKQLTMGGTLLMGRKTYDSIGRPLPGRQTWVLTRNPAWQVDGVRTIHNDTDVIAAAATQDIFVVGGGEIYRQWLPLCDEIWWTRVDATLHGDTRVDLPLEEFQIVEQQSFPVTAKDEYPTDWLRLQRSGSGGG, via the coding sequence ATGCTCATAGCGATAGTCGCATCGACGCCCGAGGGCGTGATTGGACAGGATCAGACGATGCCGTGGCGACTCTCGTCCGATTTGCGGCGATTCAAGCAACTCACGATGGGCGGCACCCTGCTAATGGGCCGCAAGACGTATGATTCGATCGGCAGGCCGCTGCCAGGCCGGCAGACCTGGGTACTGACCCGCAACCCCGCCTGGCAGGTCGATGGCGTGCGGACCATTCATAACGATACCGACGTGATCGCGGCGGCGGCGACCCAGGACATCTTTGTCGTCGGGGGCGGTGAGATCTACCGTCAATGGTTGCCACTTTGCGACGAGATCTGGTGGACGCGTGTCGACGCGACCCTCCATGGAGACACACGGGTTGATCTGCCGTTGGAAGAGTTCCAAATCGTCGAGCAGCAAAGTTTTCCGGTCACGGCGAAAGATGAGTACCCGACCGACTGGCTGCGACTGCAGCGGAGCGGGTCTGGCGGGGGCTAA
- a CDS encoding Gfo/Idh/MocA family protein yields MALNPPLNRKLRMGLVGGGPGSFIGPVHGIAAEFDHRCTLTAGVFSSDPERSKKAAPSYGVDESRTYGNYEAMLDAEARLPDDERVDFISIATPNHTHYEIAKAAVEAGFNVVCDKPITLDLAQAESLLKTIENSDVVFALTHNYTGYPMIRQAREMIQAGELGKINAIRCQYIQGWLAGTSEDDGGQLSAWRTDPAKSGAAGTFGDIATHAFQLGRYVTGELPESVSCHLKTFVPGRRLDDYGTAVIRYQDGAIGVLTASQVTHGRENDLELEVDGTLASLKWRQESPNELVVRRAGQPHQIYTRSPGTGTMTPLAEASSRLPAGHPEGFYDAFANLYNAVFDDITLRASGAAFERRDTVYPNVYDGVEGMLFIQQCVASSEQDAAWMPLNYAEARQ; encoded by the coding sequence ATGGCGCTGAATCCTCCCTTGAATCGCAAGCTCCGCATGGGCCTTGTCGGTGGTGGCCCAGGGTCGTTCATAGGCCCGGTTCATGGCATCGCAGCCGAGTTTGATCATCGGTGTACGTTGACGGCGGGAGTATTCTCGAGCGATCCTGAACGGAGCAAGAAGGCCGCACCTAGCTATGGTGTGGACGAGTCCCGCACCTACGGCAACTACGAAGCGATGCTCGATGCCGAAGCCCGTTTGCCCGACGACGAACGCGTCGACTTCATCAGTATCGCGACGCCCAATCACACTCACTACGAAATTGCCAAAGCGGCCGTCGAAGCGGGGTTCAACGTCGTCTGCGACAAACCGATCACGCTCGATTTGGCGCAAGCGGAATCGTTGCTCAAAACCATTGAAAACTCAGACGTTGTGTTCGCCTTAACGCACAACTACACCGGCTACCCCATGATTCGCCAAGCCCGAGAGATGATTCAGGCAGGGGAACTCGGCAAGATCAATGCGATTCGCTGTCAGTACATTCAAGGTTGGCTCGCCGGTACGAGCGAGGATGATGGGGGTCAGCTGTCGGCCTGGAGAACGGATCCAGCCAAGAGCGGGGCGGCAGGAACGTTTGGCGATATCGCCACCCACGCGTTCCAGCTGGGACGGTACGTGACCGGCGAACTGCCCGAATCAGTCAGTTGTCACCTCAAGACGTTTGTACCGGGACGCCGCCTGGATGATTACGGCACTGCGGTGATTCGCTATCAAGATGGGGCCATCGGGGTGCTTACTGCTTCCCAGGTCACCCACGGCCGCGAGAATGATCTCGAGCTGGAAGTCGATGGCACGTTGGCATCACTGAAATGGCGGCAGGAATCGCCCAACGAACTGGTCGTCCGGCGAGCAGGCCAACCGCATCAAATCTACACTCGCAGCCCGGGCACAGGGACGATGACACCGCTCGCGGAGGCGTCAAGCCGATTACCTGCCGGCCATCCCGAGGGTTTTTACGATGCCTTCGCAAACCTCTACAATGCCGTTTTTGATGACATCACGCTGCGTGCCAGCGGCGCGGCGTTCGAGCGGCGAGATACCGTCTACCCCAACGTTTACGACGGCGTCGAGGGGATGCTGTTTATCCAGCAGTGTGTCGCCAGCAGCGAACAAGATGCCGCCTGGATGCCGCTGAACTATGCTGAAGCGCGTCAGTAG
- a CDS encoding replication-associated recombination protein A yields the protein MDLFAQQEADHLFAAQPLAARMRPQTLDEFAGQHHILGPGKLLQRLIASGRLGSIILHGPPGCGKTTLAKLIAAETDAKLISLNAINSGVKEVREVLRTAADEVAAGGKRPILFIDEIHRFNKSQQDALLADVEAGVIALIGATTSNPHFAINGALISRSQIFALEPLAAQQLAELLRRAINDVDRGLGGRGVEVTDDAIEFLATATDGDARRALAALEVAVESVVTEGGRVNREVAMESLTNRVGGYDGTGDDHYDLASALIKSIRGSDVDAAIYWLARMLEGGEDIRFLCRRLVILASEDVGNADPQALVIAVSAMQACEMIGLPEAQLTLSQTVAYLSLAPKSNAATMAIGAARRDVRDQQVIPVPNMLRCTHYAGAQKLGHGEGYQYAHDQADGIADLDYLGVDREYYHPVDRGHEATLRERLVTLRRRLRPASQDAT from the coding sequence ATGGATTTGTTTGCACAGCAAGAAGCCGATCATTTGTTTGCCGCTCAGCCGTTGGCGGCAAGAATGCGTCCCCAAACGCTCGATGAGTTTGCGGGTCAGCACCACATCCTTGGTCCCGGCAAATTATTGCAGCGACTGATCGCCAGCGGCCGACTCGGTTCGATCATCCTCCATGGTCCGCCCGGTTGTGGCAAGACGACGCTGGCGAAACTGATCGCTGCGGAAACGGATGCCAAGCTGATTTCGCTCAATGCGATCAACAGTGGCGTCAAAGAGGTTCGCGAGGTGCTGCGGACGGCCGCCGATGAGGTCGCCGCCGGTGGCAAGCGTCCGATCTTATTCATTGACGAGATCCATCGCTTCAATAAATCACAGCAGGATGCCCTGCTAGCCGATGTGGAGGCTGGCGTGATCGCGTTGATCGGAGCAACGACCAGCAATCCGCACTTCGCAATTAACGGGGCATTGATTAGCCGTAGTCAAATCTTTGCGCTCGAACCATTAGCAGCGCAGCAGCTCGCCGAGCTTCTGCGGCGGGCCATCAACGACGTCGATCGCGGCTTGGGTGGGCGGGGGGTGGAAGTGACCGATGACGCAATCGAGTTCCTGGCGACAGCGACTGACGGCGATGCTCGGCGGGCGTTAGCAGCGTTGGAGGTCGCGGTCGAAAGCGTCGTCACTGAGGGAGGACGCGTCAATCGCGAAGTGGCGATGGAATCCTTAACCAACCGCGTGGGCGGTTACGACGGCACCGGCGATGACCACTACGACTTGGCCAGCGCGCTGATCAAGAGCATCCGTGGCAGCGACGTTGACGCTGCGATCTACTGGCTCGCCCGCATGCTCGAAGGCGGCGAGGACATCCGGTTCTTGTGCCGTCGGCTTGTGATTTTGGCCAGTGAGGACGTTGGAAATGCCGATCCCCAGGCATTAGTGATCGCTGTTTCGGCCATGCAGGCGTGCGAGATGATCGGGTTACCTGAGGCGCAACTCACGCTCAGCCAGACAGTCGCGTATCTCTCGCTAGCTCCCAAAAGCAACGCTGCTACCATGGCGATCGGGGCGGCGCGACGCGACGTGCGAGATCAGCAGGTGATCCCCGTTCCCAACATGCTTCGCTGCACGCACTATGCCGGTGCGCAGAAACTTGGTCATGGTGAGGGTTATCAATATGCTCATGACCAAGCCGATGGGATTGCCGACCTGGACTACCTCGGTGTCGACCGGGAATACTACCATCCCGTCGATCGCGGGCACGAAGCGACCCTCCGCGAGCGGCTGGTAACGCTTCGCCGTCGCCTGCGACCGGCATCCCAGGACGCAACATAA
- a CDS encoding segregation and condensation protein A, which yields MTFRIDLPAYRGPIDLLLYLVRRQELSLSEMSLAKVVAQYVEYMDLLQELDLGEVGDFLELAATLVEMKSLAVLPKIEDDETEEVIEDSHEELVQKLLEYKEIRDAASVLDEMSTRWQTRFERLADDLPSRRNDPADQPIVELEIWDLVSAFGRIMRESAGPPATEVIYDDTPIHVYMQRIHHALADRERVELIDMIEPGQHKSAYIGWFLAMLELTRHHGAAVAENENGDIEVVRTEHYRAELNVNEVDNYAAEAIDKSNMPIRMR from the coding sequence ATGACCTTCCGCATTGATTTGCCCGCTTACCGAGGTCCGATCGATCTGCTGCTGTATCTGGTCAGGCGGCAAGAATTGTCGTTGTCAGAGATGTCACTGGCGAAAGTCGTGGCTCAGTACGTCGAGTACATGGACCTCCTGCAGGAACTGGACCTGGGCGAGGTCGGTGACTTTCTCGAACTCGCTGCCACGCTGGTGGAGATGAAGAGCCTCGCGGTACTGCCAAAGATCGAGGACGATGAGACCGAGGAAGTGATCGAGGACTCGCACGAAGAACTCGTCCAAAAGTTGCTGGAGTACAAAGAAATACGTGACGCAGCCTCGGTGCTCGACGAGATGTCGACACGCTGGCAGACGCGGTTTGAACGTCTCGCCGATGACTTGCCATCACGGCGAAACGATCCTGCCGACCAACCGATCGTTGAACTCGAGATCTGGGATTTAGTATCCGCCTTCGGCCGCATCATGCGTGAATCGGCGGGACCACCGGCGACAGAGGTGATCTACGACGACACGCCCATCCACGTCTACATGCAGCGAATTCATCATGCGTTGGCCGACCGTGAGCGGGTCGAGTTGATCGACATGATCGAGCCCGGGCAGCACAAATCTGCGTACATCGGGTGGTTCTTGGCGATGCTCGAATTAACCCGTCACCATGGTGCGGCGGTCGCCGAAAACGAAAACGGCGACATCGAAGTCGTACGCACCGAGCACTATCGGGCGGAGCTCAACGTCAATGAAGTCGATAATTACGCTGCCGAAGCGATTGACAAGAGCAACATGCCAATCCGGATGCGATAG
- a CDS encoding DUF1499 domain-containing protein, translating into MKKMLGYAAITIGVAITGRLFWMIDDWSRDWTTNNARLSITDPDPLLRPFEVAGDIPAVIKKIKSWVAGQPGWDLAPGETTEPGDRLHLTRTTPVFRFVDDIWVELTPQQPATGELPRTRVDACSQSRVGKGDLGQNPRNLKVLRAGILGDSS; encoded by the coding sequence ATGAAAAAAATGTTGGGCTATGCAGCGATCACGATCGGTGTCGCGATCACCGGACGCTTGTTCTGGATGATCGACGATTGGAGCCGTGATTGGACCACCAACAACGCCCGGTTGTCGATAACCGATCCCGATCCCTTGTTGCGACCCTTCGAGGTGGCTGGCGATATCCCAGCCGTAATCAAGAAAATCAAGAGCTGGGTAGCCGGGCAACCAGGATGGGATTTGGCTCCAGGCGAGACGACCGAACCTGGAGATCGTCTGCATCTCACCCGCACGACGCCCGTTTTTCGTTTCGTAGACGATATCTGGGTGGAGTTGACGCCGCAGCAGCCCGCAACCGGCGAGTTGCCGCGAACCCGCGTCGACGCCTGCAGTCAGTCACGCGTCGGCAAAGGTGACTTGGGACAGAATCCCCGCAATTTGAAAGTACTGCGGGCGGGAATTTTAGGAGATTCATCGTAG
- a CDS encoding UDP-glucuronic acid decarboxylase family protein yields MIDRILVTGGAGFLGSHLCERLVEDGHDVICLDNFFTSQKTNVAHLLGRPNFELIRHDITLPIHLEVDKIYNLACPAAPGHYQYNPIKTIKTSVLGSINMLGVAKRCGARILQASTSEVYGDPEEHPQTESYRGNVNPIGIRACYDEGKRVAETLFMDYHRSNGVDTRIVRIFNTYGPRMHPYDGRVVSNFIRQALAGKDITLFGDGSQTRSFCYRNDLVEAIIRMMNQDDFIGPVNIGNPDEFTIRELAEKVIEILGSASKLVLAPLPEDDPTRRRPDITLAKRHLDWQPTVKLDDGLKHTIEWFQSINMGDYRPPTPNYS; encoded by the coding sequence ATGATTGACCGTATTCTTGTCACTGGCGGTGCCGGTTTTCTCGGTTCCCATCTCTGTGAGCGACTCGTCGAGGACGGCCACGACGTCATCTGTCTGGATAATTTCTTCACCAGTCAGAAAACCAACGTTGCGCACCTGCTCGGTCGCCCGAATTTCGAACTGATCCGCCACGATATCACGCTGCCCATTCATCTCGAAGTCGACAAGATTTACAACTTGGCCTGCCCCGCTGCACCAGGTCACTACCAGTACAATCCGATCAAGACGATTAAAACCAGCGTGCTTGGCTCGATCAACATGCTAGGGGTTGCCAAACGCTGCGGTGCACGGATTCTGCAGGCGAGCACGAGTGAAGTCTACGGCGATCCAGAAGAGCATCCGCAGACCGAATCCTACCGCGGTAATGTCAATCCAATTGGCATCCGGGCCTGCTACGATGAAGGCAAACGTGTCGCCGAGACGCTGTTCATGGACTATCACCGCAGTAACGGTGTCGACACTCGGATCGTGCGGATTTTCAATACCTACGGACCGCGAATGCATCCTTACGACGGGCGCGTCGTGTCGAATTTCATCCGCCAGGCACTCGCAGGAAAAGACATCACCTTGTTCGGCGACGGATCGCAGACACGATCGTTCTGCTACCGTAACGACCTCGTTGAGGCCATCATCCGAATGATGAACCAAGATGACTTCATTGGCCCGGTCAACATCGGTAATCCAGACGAGTTCACCATCCGTGAATTGGCGGAGAAAGTAATCGAGATTTTGGGATCGGCGAGTAAGCTCGTCCTCGCGCCTCTGCCCGAAGACGATCCCACCCGCCGCCGCCCGGATATCACTCTGGCCAAACGGCACTTGGACTGGCAGCCGACCGTGAAACTCGACGACGGCCTGAAGCACACGATTGAGTGGTTTCAATCGATCAACATGGGCGACTATCGCCCACCAACACCGAACTATTCTTAG